The Pyrenophora tritici-repentis strain M4 chromosome 2, whole genome shotgun sequence genome window below encodes:
- a CDS encoding PlsC, 1-acyl-sn-glycerol-3-phosphate acyltransferase has protein sequence MATTTGTGNRDAKGKKLAVMNVYVYDAFLWTFSILVELFFREVHPRSSWKVPKEGPVIFVCAPHANQFVDPLMLMRVVKKESDRRIQFLIAEKSMKRKFVGAMAGLTGVVPVGRAMDMTQPATGKIYLPDPINDPTLVRGVDTNFEDKAFQIGGNIVLPKVDNKAATAEILEIKGPEEIRLKRPFKGGVAMQQMTGRNDMTKDGQFVEGAEAKKGIADGYEGTPFQVAPKLDQTEVYDAVHDVLHHGGSIGIFPEGGSHDRTDLLPLKAGVAIMALGTVATKPDCNLNIIPVGMNYFHAHKFRSRAVIEFGTPIHVPPELAKKFDGPGRRDAIGEMLETVRQGLISVTVTTKDYDTLQVIQAVRRLYNSKGTKLPLPRIVELNRRLVQGYERYKDDPRIVELKKEVIAYNGKLKALGVRDHQLQYAKMSPINAAGLFFYRLGKLLFLSLLVLPGTILFSLVFIVTKAVSIRKAREALAASNVKVQARDVMATWKLLVAMAAAPASYAWYVCLGLYWYSYNHCNGYIPWDIPKRHLILPQIVLYITLTYGALRFGEVAMDILKSLGPLWKMMNPFSNNELVKLQKRRENLAKRVNDIINELGPEMYEDFHSKRIVEDPFTREKQERPRTPPLKSDQDAREEAGQDIETYDYPTSPGSMNEIPRNESFHDLANQDIFSSNPQTPKRTRSRTNSSMNLGGFQLKPFSTIDGNIDEVKRRLKDGVKQRTRKRRSSGEGSWDDGEDDEGLVMGRKDRSFTQ, from the exons ATGGCGACCACAACGGGGACGGGCAATAGGGACGCCAAGGGCAAGAAGCTGGCGGTGATGAACGTTTATGTTTACGATGCCTTTCTATGGACCTTTTCCATCCTCGTGGAGCTCTTCTTCCGGGAAGTGCACCCGAGAAGTAGTTGGAAGGTTCCAAAAGAGGGCCCGGTCATCTTCGTGTGCGCCCCGCATGCGAACCAG TTTGTCGACCCTCTAATGTTGATGCGAGTCGTCAAGAAGGAATCGGATCGCCGTATACAGTTTCTAATCGCCGAGAAATCCATGAAACGCAAGTTTGTAGGCGCAATGGCAGGATTGACAGGTGTCGTGCCTGTGGGAAGAGCTATGGATATGACTCAGCCAGCAACAGGCAAGATATACCTCCCGGACCCTATCAACGATCCTACGCTCGTCCGCGGTGTCGACACCAACTTTGAAGATAAGGCTTTTCAGATTGGTGGTAACATCGTACTCCCAAAAGTGGACAATAAGGCGGCCACGGCGGAGATACTAGAGATCAAGGGCCCTGAAGAGATTAGACTGAAGAGGCCTTTTAAGGGAGGCGTTGCAATGCAACAGATGACTGGCCGAAACGACATGACCAAGGACGGTCAGTTCGTTGAGGGAGCTGAGGCGAAGAAAGGCATTGCCGACGGCTACGAAGGAACGCCTTTTCAAGTTGCGCCCAAGCTTGACCAGACAGAGGTCTACGACGCTGTACATGACGTACTTCATCATGGTGGAAGTATAGGCATCTTCCCTGAGGGTGGTAGCCACGACCGTACAGATCTTTTGCCTCTCAAAG CTGGTGTGGCTATCATGGCCCTGGGCACAGTAGCTACAAAGCCCGACTGCAACCTGAATATCATTCCGGTTGGCATGAATTACTTCCACGCACACAAGTTCCGCTCAAGGGCCGTCATCGAATTTGGCACCCCCATCCACGTACCACCCGAGCTGGCTAAGAAGTTTGACGGGCCTGGAAGACGAGATGCAATTGGCGAGATGCTGGAAACCGTTCGACAAGGTCTCATCTCAGTCACCGTTACCACTAAGGACTACGACACCCTTCAGGTCATCCAAGCTGTACGCCGGCTTTACAATTCTAAAGGGACCAAGCTTCCATTGCCTAGAATTGTGGAGCTTAACCGTCGCCTCGTTCAAGGCTATGAACGCTACAAGGACGACCCTCGTATCGTCGAGCTCAAGAAAGAAGTCATCGCTTACAACGGGAAACTGAAGGCGCTTGGTGTCCGGGATCATCAGTTGCAGTATGCAAAGATGTCTCCAATCAACGCAGCCGGTCTTTTCTTTTACCGTCTTGGAAAGTTACTCTTCCTCAGTCTTTTGGTCCTTCCTGGTACCATCCTCTTCAGTCTGGTCTTTATCGTCACCAAGGCTGTCTCTATAAGGAAGGCCAGGGAGGCACTTGCTGCATCCAACGTCAAGGTCCAGGCTCGGGATGTCATGGCCACCTGGAAGTTACTTGTGGCAATGGCTGCAGCTCCAGCATCTTATGCATGGTACGTCTGTCTCGGGCTTTATTGGTACTCGTACAACCACTGCAATGGATACATTCCATGGGACATTCCAAAGCGTCACCTCATCCTCCCTCAGATCGTCCTTTACATTACTCTGACCTACGGCGCCCTTCGATTCGGCGAAGTTGCCATGGACATACTCAAGTCACTGGGACCTCTCTGGAAGATGATGAACCCATTCTCCAACAACGAACTGGTGAAGCTCCAAAAGCGCCGCGAGAACCTCGCCAAACGTGTCAACGACATTATCAATGAGCTTGGTCCAGAGATGTACGAGGACTTCCACTCTAAACGCATCGTTGAGGATCCCTTTACCAGGGAAAAGCAAGAGCGCCCACGTACGCCGCCTCTCAAATCTGACCAAGATGCCCGGGAAGAGGCAGGACAGGATATCGAGACTTATGACTACCCTACTTCGCCTGGATCTATGAACGAGATCCCACGCAATGAATCGTTCCACGATCTTGCGAACCAAGACATTTTCTCTAGTAACCCACAGACACCCAAGAGAACTAGAAGTAGAACCAACAGCAGCATGAACTTGGGCGGTTTCCAACTTAAACCATTTTCTACCATCGATGGTAACATCGACGAAGTGAAGAGGCGGTTAAAGGATGGTGTCAAGCAAaggacgaggaagaggaggagtAGCGGCGAGGGTAG
- a CDS encoding glycosyl hydrolase encodes MKYFTTTGAVLLSVLTATAGGIKFDPEDEASILSATKQYATNLMSIYKGGAPNTAKEDIGIWPQPHYWWQGGAAWGGMIEYSQFTGDNSYVQVLQQALTANYGPANDFILSYRKSQTGNDDQAFWALAVMSALEYQFPDPAQAPADYLKVVTNAFENIMGRWDTTTCGGGLKWQIYPENAYGYNYKNAISNGCAFALGARLARYTGEQKYADWSVKIYDWTKKTGLISDKFEVFDGTDDKTNCATVSDKTQWTYNNAMFLHGSAFMYDFTKGDETWKDRTSGFLNHAETLFFRPYENATGIMYEWACETGESGRHCNLDQQSFKAYLSRSMAKTAMLAPFTKDKIVEFLKASAVGAAKSCSGGPDGTTCGSKWYTGSWDGMSGVGQQLSALEVTQALLMIKKGTLPAKNTSQKPSTSAAPSSSSAPASSTSSAPSAPSASPSSAAASSTQIPTSEGSAPSMTAPASSSFSQVLLPTKIPASEGPASKAPQAAPSKVPEVIEGPQSVPTSAAPPAGTSVPSSIPGGLVGGMSSAASSSCVASVTVTVTVPPTPKTTSCTPSVTVTVTVPPNSAVTPTVPAASSVTPIVPIVPSISTTIVPVVPSISTTISPVAPPANTSVSGNSTLPSPTGPEQFLGAASALAASTSVLAVLVMATVFTLV; translated from the exons ATGAAGTATTTTACCACTACCGGAGCGGTGCTCTTGAGCGTACTCACAGCCACCGCTGGCGGTATTAAATTCGACCCAGAAGATGAAG CATCCATTCTGAGTGCTACTAAGCAATACGCCACCAACTTGATGTCGATCTACAAGGGTGGCGCTCCAAACACAGCAAAGGAAGATATAGGAATCTGGCCGCAACCTCACTACTGGTGGCAAGGAGGTGCCGC ATGGGGTGGCATGATAGAATACAGCCAGTTCACAGGCGACAACTCCTACGTTCAGGTGCTCCAACAGGCCTTGACCGCCAACTACGGGCCAGCCAACGACTTCATCCTGTCGTACCGCAAGAGCCAGACAGGCAATGACGACCAGGCTTTCTGGGCTTTGGCCGTTATGAGTGCGCTCGAGTATCAGTTTCCTGACCCCGCACAGGCGCCGGCCGACTACTTGAAGGTCGTAACCAACGCTTTCGAGAACATCATGGGGCGCTGGGACACTACTACCTGTGGAGGAGGTCTGAAGTGGCAGATCTACCCAGAGAACGCTTACGGGTACAACTACAAGAACGCCATCTCGAACGGCTGCGCCTTTGCCCTTGGCGCCCGCCTTGCTCGCTACACTGGAGAGCAAAAGTACGCGGACTGGTCTGTCAAGATCTACGACTGGACCAAGAAGACTGGCCTCATCAGCGACAAGTTTGAGGTCTTTGACGGCACTGACGACAAGACCAACTGCGCTACGGTTTCCGACAAGACCCAGTGGACGTACAACAACGCCATGTTCCTTCATGGATCTGCGTTCATGTACGACTTTACCAAGGGCGATGAGACCTGGAAAGACCGCACGTCGGGCTTCCTCAACCACGCAGAAACCCTCTTCTTCAGGCCTTATGAAAACGCTACCGGCATCATGTACGAGTGGGCTTGTGAGACTGGAGAATCCGGAAGGCACTGCAACCTCGACCAGCAGTCGTTCAAGGCATATCTCTCCCGCTCCATGGCCAAGACTGCGATGTTGGCTCCGTTCACCAAGGACAAAATTGTGGAGTTCTTGAAGGCCTCTGCAGTTGGTGCTGCCAAGTCTTGCTCAGGTGGTCCCGATGGCACCACTTGCGGCAGCAAGTGGTACACAGGAAGCTGGGACGGCATGTCTGGTGTTGGTCAGCAACTGTCTGCTCTCGAGGTCACTCAAGCTCTCTTGATGATCAAGAAGGGTACCCTTCCCGCGAAGAACACTTCTCAGAAACCCTCCACGAGTGCTGCCCCATCGTCTAGCTCGGCCCCTGCCTCGTCCACATCATCTGCCCCCTCTGCCCCCTCTGCCTCTCCATCTAGCGCGGCTGCTTCCTCCACACAGATTCCAACCAGCGAAGGTTCTGCCCCTAGCATGACTGCTCCTGCATCTAGCTCATTCAGCCAGGTTCTTCTGCCAACCAAGATCCCGGCCAGTGAGGGTCCAGCATCCAAAGCCCCTCAAGCAGCACCGTCAAAGGTGCCCGAAGTGATTGAGGGACCTCAGTCTGTACCCACCTCGGCCGCTCCTCCTGCCGGTACATCAGTGCCTAGCTCGATCCCAGGTGGTCTAGTCGGTGGCATGAGCTCTGCCGCAAGCTCCTCCTGCGTCGCTAGCGTAACTGTGACTGTTACCGTGCCTCCTACTCCCAAGACCACCAGCTGCACGCCCAGCGTGACTGTCACCGTCACTGTTCCTCCTAATTCGGCAGTAACACCGACTGTACCTGCAGCCTCCTCCGTTACGCCGATTGTGCCGATCGTACCATCCATCTCAACGACGATTGTACCGGTTGTACCGTCCATCTCCACGACGATCAGCCCTGTTGCGCCGCCTGCTAATACCAGCGTGTCCGGCAACAGCACCTTGCCCAGCCCAACTGGTCCAGAGCAATTCTTGGGTGCTGCTTCAGCCCTTGCTGCCAGCACCTCCGTTCTGGCTGTGTTGGTGATGGCGACGGTCTTCACCCTCGTCTAA